A segment of the Thermoplasmata archaeon genome:
CCTTCTGTAAAATCAATTAAAAATAGGCCTAAAAAGCCAGTAAATAGAGAAATTCCAATATAATCTATACGCTCTTTTTTTTCAGATATAACGTTTCTGGGCAACACAAAATACGCTAGCACCGTTCCTATCGCTCCTACAGGCACATTTATGTAGAATGCATATCTCCAGCTCATGTATGTTACCAAAAACCCGCCAAAACTCGGGCCAACGGCCATTCCTATAGCTTGAACAGCACCCTGAATCCCTATCGCTTTACCTCTTTCCTCACTCGGAAAATTAGCTGTAATGATTGCAATGCTGTTCGATTGCAGCATTGTCGCTCCAATACTCTGAACGATTCTCCACAAAACAAACCAGATCATGTTAAATGAGAGTCCGACCATTGCCGAGCCTATTATAAAGATCGTAAACCCCATATTGTACATTGTTTTTCTGCCTATAATATCTGATATCTTTCCAAAGACCGGCAATAATATAGTAAGTGTAAGTAAATATGACAATGAACCCCATTCAACAATTGATAAAGGTGAAAAAAACACTTTTTCTAGAACAGGATTAATAATATTCATCAAGTTAGCGTCAAGTGCCGACATAAAAGCACCGAACAATACAGTAGTAAGAATATACCACCTATAATTAGACCTGTCAGTAAAATAATTCAGTGGTACATTTCTGCCGGATTTCATTTTAGACATAAATCATTACAAGAATAAATAAATTTCTAATTTTTTAAAAATTATTAGAATTTAAAAACTGACTTTTCATAATTTACGATCACTTCCATTTCCACAACCCAACCCACAAGCTCTTTAGGATATATAGAACACCTCTCTTTTATAGATTTTATATCGGATCTAAAATCACCTTCTGAAAACCCGCCTATGATCACTACACTATCTTTATTTAATATATCACCTAGCCTAGCATTTGCAGCGTCAGGATGCATGATGATCGGGGGCATGCCAAGCTTTTTTGTCAATTCTAGCAAGCTGCATTTTTCAATTTTTAAAAGTGGATTTTTAGAATCTGGAACCTGTTTGTTAAGGAATAGAGATTCTATGAGTCCTACAAACCTATTGTAATTTTTTGGGATTCTTGTTTCTGGATCCACAGATATAACATAATCGTCTCTAGTATGAACATAGAGCCTCAGCATTTTTTCTTTGTTTAAAATAGACTCTAAACCTATCAGCAAAAACATATGCACTATATCTGGCCTGCCCCTTCGATTCACATTTTCAGGATCTATCTTTTTTATGGCTGTATGGTGATAGGATGCGTCCAGTAACAAATTTTCTGGATTTTTCTGCTTTGCCCTACAATACTTCAATATTGCTGGATCTTTCCAGAGTTCTGGTGGAATTGTTTCAAGCTCAGAGTCTGCAAGTACAATAGTTAACATATTAACCAAATATTGATCCTATGCCTTCCAGGCTACTCTCATCTTGCTCTTTTACTTTCTTGTAGATAGTTTCACGATCAGATGAGGGAAGTACTGTTGCAAAATCTTTGGATATATTAACAGCTCTGTCTATCGCTTCTTGTGATCCCTCAATTATAACGTATAACGCTTCATCTTTGAGTCCGAGAGATACATTGTCTCTTCTAATGATCGTTTGTCTGCTGATCAGATCATCCTGATAAAAGGAGTCAACCTTAGAACTATTCTCTTTATTTATTTTAAGTACTGTATACATACATTACACCTAAAAACTGTAATAAATACAATGACTTAAATATTTTGGAAAACTGACCTTGCCAACTTTTCGTTAGTCTTATCTTTGTGAATGTTCAAAGTTAACGGTTGATGTATGGTTCAACAGATCATAATAAATAATCCATCCGCGTTGATCTGTGTTCTTTCGAAAAAAAACGAAACATAAAAAAAATTTATTAGCAACAAAAGTCTAACAGTATCAGATGGAAACAGCAAACATAGTGATTATTGGCGCAGGCATAGTAGGCTTAGCTGTTGCCGCACAACTTTCAAAAAACAATGAAGCGGTTTATGTATTTGAAAAAAACAAAAGGTTGGGGCAAGAAATCAGTAGCCGCA
Coding sequences within it:
- a CDS encoding 16S rRNA methyltransferase; translation: MLTIVLADSELETIPPELWKDPAILKYCRAKQKNPENLLLDASYHHTAIKKIDPENVNRRGRPDIVHMFLLIGLESILNKEKMLRLYVHTRDDYVISVDPETRIPKNYNRFVGLIESLFLNKQVPDSKNPLLKIEKCSLLELTKKLGMPPIIMHPDAANARLGDILNKDSVVIIGGFSEGDFRSDIKSIKERCSIYPKELVGWVVEMEVIVNYEKSVFKF